One region of Quercus lobata isolate SW786 chromosome 2, ValleyOak3.0 Primary Assembly, whole genome shotgun sequence genomic DNA includes:
- the LOC115958979 gene encoding probable leucine-rich repeat receptor-like protein kinase At1g35710, producing MMSLVKKPLPNCISVLIRVLLTTIITILVLASSSQFVFSSSFATSPPNMATRMGREAEALLEWKASLDNQSQFRLSSWVGNITCHWVGIACNNFSSISHINLPDFALKGTLHTLNFSSLHCLISLNLSNNLLYSTIPSHLGNLSKLIYLDLSGNHLSGRISYELCQLTSLHILNLHENNITGSIPYQLGKLHLLNELDLSSNGLSGSIPVSIGNLSNLIFLIICDNKLSGSIPHQLGNLTPLKMLSLHHNILSGSTPASIGNLGKLTHLELSVNKLSGSICHEIGMLGSLVWLNLGKNNLSGLIPTSIGILGNLSVFYLDNNKLSGPIPQEIGKLGSLRVLGLYKNNLSGPIPTSIGNLTNLSMLSLSDNNLWGSITSSIGNMKDLTILELFMNQLSGNIPLEIGKLKLLTRLRLFKNDLNGSIPFEFNNLTYLKHLALEQNMFSGYLPQNVCNGGSLQNFTAYNNYFIGSIPISLRNCTSLVRVRLEGNQLTGNLSEDLGIYLNLIYIDLSYNNFYGELSQKWGQCQSLQSLKIFNNKISGVIPPELGRSPKLQLLNLSFNHLVGQIPKELGKLKSLYILDLGDNQLSGGIPLEIGMLSNLQILVLSANNLTGSIPKQIQGCRKLLNLNLSKNKITGGVPTEIGNMQSIQMLDLSENLLIGKIPPQIGELRSLETLNLSHNELSGSIPTTFDEMSSLTNVDISYNCLEGPLPNNKAFSEASVGALRNNKGLCGNASSLKACPSYITWSKNLVGILYAFLKRLRLRNKLSNPREANNGNMFAIWSYDGKMVYERILEATEEFDFKHCVGVGRCGNVYKAYLQPGQVVAVKKLHSIEDNEITNAKAFKSEIHALLEIKHRNVVKLYGFCSHPRHSFLVYKFLEGGSLKELLSNKEEAINFTWIKRANIVKGVADALSYMHHDCSLPIVHRDISSKNILLDSECVAHIFDFGTARLLKPDSSNWTSFAGTFGYTAPELAYGMEVNEKCDVYSFGVLALEVIMGKHPGDLILSLSSSSSPSLTATSTAHDILLKNTLDQRLKPPKNQVALKVVSIAKLAFACLATNPKSRPTMQEVSLELSIERAPMSEVFDMLTLGLLFNRV from the exons ATGATGTCCTTAGTAAAGAAACCGCTTCCCAATTGCATTAGTGTTCTAATTCGAGTTTTGCTCACCACTATCATTACCATTCTTGTGTTGGCTTCTTCTTcccaatttgttttttcttcttcctttgcaACTTCACCTCCCAATATGGCGACAAGGATGGGGAGAGAAGCAGAGGCTCTTCTGGAATGGAAAGCAAGCCTTGACAACCAAAGCCAGTTTCGTTTGTCTTCGTGGGTTGGAAACATCACTTGCCATTGGGTTGGAATAGCTTGCAACAACTTTAGCAGCATCTCTCATATCAACCTCCCAGATTTTGCTTTAAAAGGTACCCTCCACACTTTGAACTTCTCATCCTTACACTGTCTCATAAGTCTTAATCTCAGCAACAACTTACTCTATAGTACCATTCCTTCACACTTGGGCAACCTTTCTAAGCTAATCTACCTTGACTTATCTGGCAATCATCTCTCAGGAAGAATTTCATATGAATTATGCCAACTAACAAGCCTTCACATATTAAATCTCCATGAAAATAACATCACTGGATCCATTCCTTATCAACTTGGGAAGTTACACTTGCTCAATGAGCTAGATTTGTCTAGTAACGGTCTCTCGGGTTCAATCCCTGTGTCAATTGGAAACTTGAGCAACTTAATATTTCTAATTATTTGTGATAACAAACTTTCTGGGTCCATTCCTCATCAACTCGGAAATCTAACACCTCTTAAGATGCTCTCTTTGCACCATAACATCCTCTCAGGCTCGACACCTGCATCTATTGGAAACTTGGGCAAGTTAACCCATTTAGAGCTCAGTGTAAACAAACTGTCTGGATCCATTTGTCATGAAATTGGGATGTTGGGATCTCTTGTTTGGCTTAATCTAGGTAAAAACAATCTCTCAGGTTTAATTCCTACTTCTATAGGAATCTTAGGCAACCTGAGTGTTTTCTACCTTGACAACAACAAGCTTTCTGGACCCATACCTCAAGAAATTGGAAAGTTGGGATCTCTTCGTGTCTTGGgtttgtataagaacaatcttTCTGGCCCAATCCCTACTTCAATAGGAAACCTGACCAACCTGTCTATGTTATCCCTTTCTGACAACAATCTTTGGGGATCTATCACATCCTCTATTGGGAACATGAAGGATCTCACAATCTTGGAACTTTTTATGAATCAATTATCAGGCAATATTCCATTAGAAATAGGAAAGCTCAAACTTCTTACCCGTCTAAGGTTGTTCAAAAATGACCTTAATGGCTCCATCccttttgaatttaataatctTACATATCTGAAGCATTTGGCATTGGAGCAAAACATGTTTTCAGGCTATCTTCCACAAAATGTTTGTAATGGTGGATCCCTTCAAAACTTCACAGCATATAACAATTATTTCATAGGTTCCATTCCAATTAGTTTGAGAAACTGTACCAGCTTAGTACGAGTGAGGCTTGAGGGAAACCAGTTAACAGGAAATTTATCAGAAGACCTTGGCATTTACCTAAATTTGATATATATCGATTTGAGTTATAACAATTTCTATGGAGAACTTTCTCAAAAGTGGGGGCAGTGCCAAAGTCTGCAAAGCTTAAAAATCTTCAATAACAAAATTTCTGGTGTAATACCTCCTGAGCTTGGAAGATCCCCCAAACTACAATTACTTAATCTCTCCTTCAATCATCTAGTTGGGCAGATTCCAAAGGAATTAGGAAAGTTGAAGTCATTGTATATCCTTGATCTGGGTGATAATCAACTTTCAGGTGGTATTCCGTTGGAAATTGGGATGCTATCTAATCTGCAAATTCTTGTTCTCTCAGCCAACAATTTAACAGGATCAATTCCCAAACAAATACAAGGGTGCAGAAAATTATTGAACTTGAActtaagcaaaaataaaattacggGGGGTGTTCCCACTGAGATTGGCAACATGCAGTCTATTCAAATGCTTGATCTAAGTGAGAATTTGTTGATTGGAAAAATACCACCACAAATAGGAGAATTGCGAAGCTTAGAAACATTGAATCTCTCCCATAATGAGCTCTCTGGTTCCATTCCAACCACTTTTGATGAAATGTCAAGCTTGACCAATGTTGATATATCTTATAATTGCTTGGAAGGTCCTCTGCCCAACAATAAAGCCTTCAGTGAGGCCTCAGTTGGAgcattaagaaataataaaggtTTGTGTGGTAATGCCTCTAGCTTGAAGGCATGCCCGTCTTACATTACGTGGAGCAAGAATCTTG TTGGGATTCTCTATGCTTTTCTCAAGCGCCTGAGGTTGAGGAACAAGCTCAGCAATCCAAGGGAAGCAAACAATGGTAACATGTTTGCAATCTGGAGCTATGATGGGAAAATGGTGTATGAAAGAATCCTTGAAGCAACGGAGGAATTTGACTTCAAACATTGTGTTGGAGTGGGAAGGTGTGGAAATGTTTATAAAGCTTACTTGCAGCCAGGTCAAGTTGTTGCTGTGAAAAAACTTCATTCAATAGAAGATAATGAGATTACCAATGCAAAGGCTTTCAAAAGTGAGATTCATGCTCTGCTAGAAATCAAGCATCGTAACGTGGTAAAGCTTTATGGCTTTTGCTCACATCCACGACACTCATTCTTGGTTTACAAGTTCTTAGAAGGGGGAAGCCTAAAAGAGTTACTGAGCAATAAAGAAGAGGCAATTAATTTTACATGGATCAAAAGGGCAAATATTGTCAAAGGAGTGGCTGATGCTTTATCCTATATGCATCATGATTGCTCACTTCCCATAGTTCATCGAGACATATCTAGCAAGAACATCTTGTTGGATTCAGAATGCGTTGCACACATCTTTGATTTTGGCACAGCTAGGCTTTTGAAGCCTGACTCATCCAATTGGACTTCATTTGCTGGAACATTTGGTTACACGGCTCCAG AGCTAGCATATGGAATGGAGGTGAATGAAAAATGTGATGTTTATAGCTTTGGAGTGTTAGCCTTGGAAGTGATCATGGGAAAGCATCCAGGAGACCTCATCTTGTCtctctcatcatcatcatcaccatcattaACAGCAACATCAACTGCCCATGATATACTATTGAAGAACACTTTGGACCAACGCCTCAAACCTCCTAAAAATCAAGTTGCATTGAAAGTGGTATCAATAGCAAAGCTTGCATTTGCATGCCTGGCAACCAATCCAAAATCTAGGCCAACCATGCAGGAGGTTTCCCTTGAGCTTTCTATTGAAAGAGCACCCATGTCAGAGGTCTTCGACATGCTTACCTTGGGTTTACTATTTAACAGAGTTTGA